The sequence ATGGGTCCTGGTGTTGTTACGTGtgtgatttcttttatttttctttactttctgtTCATCCAGATCCTCCAAAAATCCACCTGGACACAACGGGCAGCCTGGTCAACAAGAACACCATCATCGTGGTGGCCGGGAATAAACTACGTCTGGATGTGGAGATCACCGGGGAACCAGCACCAACCGTCTGCTGGAAGAAAGGAGACGTTGTGAGAACCAAGAAACATTCCTTATCTATTACTCAtatcatatctatctatctatctatctatctatctatctatctatctatctatctatctatctatctatctatctatctatctatctatctcaatGACCTGAGATACAtctgaaaggtgtgtgtgtgtgtgtgtgtgtgtgtgtgtgtgtgtgtgtgtgtgtttaaacaggagATGATAACCACAGAGGGACGAGTGCGTGTGGAGAGCAGGAAGAACCTGAGCAGTTTTGTGATTGAAGGAGCAGAGAGGTCAGATGAAGGTCTTTACCACATCACTGTCTACAATCCTGCAGGAGAGGACAAGGCCGAGATCGTCGTGAAGAtcgtgggtgagagagagagtgagagagagagagagagagagagagagtgtgtgagagagtgagtgtgtgtgagagagtgagtgtgtgtgagagagtgagtgtgtgtgagagagagagagtgagagagagagagtgagtgagagagagtgtgtgtgtgagagagagtgagagagagagagtgtgtgtgtgagagagagtgtgtgtgtgagagagagagtgagagagagagagtgtgtgagagagagagagtgagagagagagtgtgtgtgagagagagagagagagagagagatagagagagtgtgagagagagagagtgtgagagagagagagtgtgagggagagggagagtgtgagagagagggagagagagtgtgagagagagtgagagagagtgagagagagaggagagagagtgtgagagagacacagagagagagagagagagacacagagagagagacagacagagagagaggaggcagGATATACAAAGTGAGACAAACACCACTTCCTCCTTTAGCACCTGTCTATTTTTCTCTCACATCTGTTTGTATTCCTACAGttatatctttctttcttttcttctttcttttttgtgtattcCTGTGTTCAGATGTTCCTGACCCACCAGAGAACGTGCGCTGTACAGGTGTGGGTGAGGACACGGCCTCCATCCTCTGGGACCCACCCAAATTTGACGGTGGTTCGTTAGTTAAAGGcaagaacaaacacaccaccacgTTTAGCGTCAGCGTCCATTTACCGCTCATTTCTCTCGACCCAAATCTGTTCACAACCATtgactttgttttgtgtttaatgtcCTGAAGTTCCTGTTCCTTTATCTGGAGAAAACTCTGTACAAGtccctgttactatagaaacaatccCCATGCAGAATGTCCTATCGTGACCTTCGTGTCTGCAGGATACCTGatggagaggaggaagaaaggCTCCTCGAGGTGGACAAAGCTGAACTTTGACATCCAGGAGTCGACCGTGTACGAAGCAAAAAAGATGATCGAGGGCGTGATGTACGAGATGAGGGTGTTCGCCGTTAACAGCATCGGGAGCTCCCAACCCAGCGCCACCTCCAAACCCTTCATGCCTATCGGTGTGTGGAGGTTTGTTTTAGAAGATAATGTTAAATAGAATCAGAGCTGTCGAGTGTCACACACTGAGAGGGACgtctatggggtcagaattgtttcgttattctgaataaatacactatgatccacaaataaatataaagagtttcacaaatatttgtacaaatttcacaaaaataaataaaattcacaaataaataaaatgggatttgcaaatataaaaatatttataaattgtatttatttgcgaatcgcttcctgctcattagtgaatcgcgttctgtgcttttgtggatttgaaacatttctaacaagacgtgcacaagaatccacaaataggtgactccgcccaccgtctacctCCAGCCAATCatgttctgatttactcgctcttcacaccaCCCCTGGACCCaatgatgatgctgaaatcgtttccacagaaagcagaactgaactaacccttagtgctgctacagtccatacagggttaccagattgggctcgaatctgcgactaatgttttttatttgtttttttttaatcgtattttgcagcacatattacactgtgatagtgcgagtaaatcagaacgtgattggtttgaggtagaccgtgccacgattggtcagcgccacgagaccgttgtccgattggctggagtagacggtgggcggagtcacctatttgtggattcttgtgcacgtcttgacgttagaaatgtttcaaatccacaaaagcacagaacgcgattcactaatgagcaggaagacattcgcaaataaatacaatttataaatatttttatatttgcaaatcccattttatttatttgtgaatttcatttctttttgtgaaatttgtaaaattatttgtgaaactctttatatttatttgtggatcatagtgtatttattcagaataacgaaacaattctgaccccatagacGTCCCTCATGtcgtcttttctcacgctctctcgccacacgtcgtatttctcacgcagaaaaactttttgactatttatcatatgttTAATCCGCCGCGGCGCCCGAAACGTATCGgtccgcaccgccgtctctatggaaacgggcaggaatcgagcgcgtctcccgtggagctcttagtcgagcctgacacttatcagccaatcaaaaacagaggctacacaacagccaatcagaaaatagcactattgtatctgggtaagaaacagtttgtctctggacaggacattgtcctcaatcatgtccctaaacatgtctgggcttgtgctaaactgttttatatgggagcaacattacacatgataaaggggtccaaaaaggtaacaaacacttacaataaacaccagcagtcataatatctctctctctctctctctctatcacacacagacacagacacacacacacacatgtacacacacacacgtacacacacatacacacacgaacacacacacacacacacacacacatatacacacacacacacatatacacacacacacgaacacacacacacatacacacacgaacacacacacacacgcacgtacacacacgaacacacacacacatacacacacgcatgcacgcacacacacgcacacacatatacacacacacacacacgtacacacacgaacacacacacacacacacacacacacacatatacacacacacacacacacacatgtacacacacacacacgaacacacacacacgtacacacacgaacacacacacacgcacgtacacacatgaacacacacacacatacacacacgcacgcacgcacgcacacacacacgtacacacacatgtacacacacacacacacacgtacacacacacatgtacacacatacacacgcacgtacacacacacatacacacatgtatacacacacacacacacacacacacacacacacacacacacacacacacacacacacacacactaaatggaaattgaacaaatacttgtATAGTATTTgattaaaatgtggtcagtgatccttaccaaacacaacacccccatttatttatatatttatatatttatatatggggtggtggtagctcagtggttaaggtgttgggctactgatcggtaggtcatgggtttgaaccccaggtccaccaagctgccactgctgggcccctgagcaaggcccttaaccctcagttgctcagttgtaagtcactctggataaaggtgtctgctaaatgccctaaatgtaaatatatatagtgGCGGGAGAGGtgtgtgcccccccccccccacacacacacatttttgttggGGCTTTGCGTGGGCGCTGGGGAGGTGGAGATGTCACGCCTGCCTGTCTTCAGAACTCGAGCGCCCTGTAGAATACATTCtaacatagaaataaaataataataaaaataggagATGACGTTTAAAACAGGACAACAGGAGACTAACATCTCGCTAATCCGCTAATCACAACAAAACACTGAGTCTCTCGATAGTCTTCAGCACATAGGATAACATTTGATGCAGCACTTgagtgagtctctctctctctctctctctctccctctctctgtccgttCCACAGCCCCGACGAGCGAGCCGACCCGGCTGATGgttgatgacatcacagacaaCACGTGTGCACTGAAGTGGCGTCCTCCTGAGAAGATCGGTGCTGGTGGTGTGGATGGGTACATTATCGAGTACTGCCTGGAAGGAGGTGAGGACCAGGAAGTGATCTTGTGAAGCGAAGGTGAACAGGGTTAAAGGTCCTGGTATATAAAAGTCCCTGAGGATCCTAAAGCATCTGCTACTGAGACTGCTAACAGCCACTAATTAGCAAATTAGCATGCTAATGTACGAAGAGGAAGGTCACTCTGAGTACATGCCCTGTGGTTATTGGATGTCGGccatatttatgtgtgtgtgtgtgtgagacaattactttaaaacaaattattataatatattagattttattgtataattatttctattattgtggattctttttatttctttgttttaaatatattggTCTTgcattgtgcgtgtgtgtgtgtgtgtgtgtgtgtgtgtgtgtgtgtgtgtgacatttaacCTACAATCAAACTTGTCTGATTgtaattattttgtatatttgtacagTGTAATTTATGGATATTCAAgggcttttattttgtaaatgtgtgtttgtcttttaggGAGCGAGTGGGTGCAGGCCAACGAGACCCCGGTAGATAAGATCACTTATCGTGTTCGGGGGCTGCAGGTTGGAGAGAAATACCTGTTCAGGGTGAAAGCAGTGAACATCGCAGGCCAAAGTCCACCAGCTGAGATCAATCAAGGAGTCACCATCAGGGAGATCACTGGTGagggagtctctctctctctctctctctctctctctctctgtcatttacagtatatttctttTCAGGTAACTACacaactgtctctctctcttatgtcCTCTGTGTCGCTCTCAGAGAACCCCAGGATCCGTCTGCCTCGTCAGTTGAGGACTAAGTTCATCAGGAAGGTTGGCGAGAAGGTCAATCTGGTCATCCCCTTTCAGGTAAGCTGATTACAGCGTTTCATGTGCTGTGACGTCTGTACAGTAGAAGCAACAGCAAGGCAAACGATACAGAAAGCATCCCGGGGGAATAccaaggcgttcccaggccagccgagagacatagtccctccagtgtgtcctaggtcttcctcccggttggacatgccgcgacccggccccggataagcggtagaaaatggatggatggatggacgtgGACTCTTCTTAGACTTGGCCTTCGGTCTCCATGAATAAGATCTGCGTCTTGACTAAGAATTTTCCATTGCTTCACCATCGGAGAACTGATCTCGACTCCACTTGACTTGACCTCGACCCTCTGAAGATCTCTGCTAGTCTTAGTGTCGGACTTCACAGTGTTGCTCTTTACTACAGACCTGGAAGCCCcggagttcattcattcattcattcatcttctaccgcttatccgaactacctcgggtcacggggagcctgtgcctatctcaggcgtcatcgggcatcgaggcaggatacaccctggacggagtgccaacccatcacagggcacacacacacactctcattcactcacacacacacacacactacggacaattttccagagatgccgatcaacctaccatgcatgtctttggaccggggaggaaaccggagtacccggaggaaacccccgaggcacggggagaacatgcaaactccacacacacaaggcggaggtgggaatcgaacccccgaccctggtggtgtgaggcgaacgtctgaaccactaagccaccgcacAACCAGAGTTGcggtttttaattatttttcatttagacAAACACAAGCTTTTGTATTCAAGCCTGAAAAACTTTTAGGGAATAAAAATATCTACTGAAGACTAGTCTGGTCTTAGTAACTAGAACTTCTAGAACACAGAGACTCTGGATGTGATGTGGTATGAACTGTTGTGTAAAATCATGTCGTGGGGTATCGCCGTGTCCTACGCCGACTGGAGCGGTGTAGGTGGTGATCGTCAGGTCCAGAGGAAGTGCtataagtgaaataaatctgtCCTGTATGTCAGGGAAAACCTCGTCCTGTGGTGACGTGGTTAAAGGACGACGCCCCGCTGGACCCGAGACTGGTCAACATCCGCACCTCTGAGGTGGACACCATCCTGTTCATCAGGAGCTCCACCCGAGAACATTCTGGTAAATACACTCTCTCCGTCAAGATCGAGAACATGGAGGACAAAGCCGACATCGAGATCCAGATTGTAggtgagttcaccacagacgtGTCCAGCGTCCAGCGTCATGTTGGATCTGTTCATTAGTTATTTTCCGTCGGATGTGATGATCTTTACATTTCAGTTCCATTCAGTTTGGACTCCATGTGTAATTACGACCTCCTTTCCTAATCCAGCTCGTCTTAATCCAGAACAACAAAAGACAAATCTTTTACACTCGATATTTATAACGTCGATATAATAAGATGAAAGAAAGTCATCACTGTCCAATCACACACCACGACTGACCCCTAACACTGGAACACGCCACATGAAGGAGTCATTGGGAATATGGAGGGAATGGGGTGGGATTTGAGTTGGGGAGAGAGATAATGAGAGATCAGGAACAAACATCCTGCATCCAGGGCCAGGATTAATGCCCAACACCTTCagcctctaacacacacacacacacacacacacacacacacacacacacacacacgcacacacacagacacacataggcGCTGTATTATTGCTTTGTCTATTACTCATTTTAATCCCTCTGTCACATCAAACTTTATGCTCAACAGAGgagtctgtgtatttgtgtgtacagtgtgtgtgtatgtgtgtacagtgtgtgtgtatgtgtgtgtgtacagtgtgtgtatgtgtgtgtgtgtgtgtgtgtatgtttgtatgtgtacagtatgtgtatgtgtacagtatgtgtgtgtgtgtgtatttgtgtgtgtatatgcgtgcatgtatgtgtgtgtgtgtgtgtgtgtgtgtgtgtgtgtttagcagtTAGTAATGATATCTTGACACTTTCCTGCCCCCTTGTGGACGTACAGAGAAGCCTGGGCCTCCCATCAACATCACAGTGACTGATGTGTGGGGTTTTAATGCTGCTCTCGAGTGGAAGCCTCCCAAAGACAACGGCAACAGTGAGATCACGGGGTACACTGTCCAGAAATCTGACCTGAAGACCAaggtcaggacacacacacacacacacacacacacacacacacacacacacacacacacacacacactcaacacacaccctgacccacacacacatccatacacacacacacgcaaactgAAAATTTAGCACCCACCTTCCACAGGAAGAAAACTCTCATTGTGATACAAGGTGATATGaacgtgaatgtgtgtgtgtgtgtgtgtgtgtgtgtgtgtgtgtgtgtgtgtgtgtgtgtgtgtgtgtgtgtatgtaggagTGGTTCACGGTGTATGAACACAACCGTAGGCCAAGCTGCACCGTCTCTGACCTCGTGATGGGGAATGAGTACAAGTTCCGCGTGTACAGCGAAAACATCTGTGGCCTGAgtgaggaggcggggcttagcAAGAACACCGCCATCATCTCCAAAACAGGTACAGATGCATTATGGGATGGGGATTAGTTGTGCAGGATCGGATTCTCTAATATCACGCTCTCTCGGCTCAGAGATCTCagatctgattggctgtcagAAATATTCAGAGCACAATAAAGTCTCCGAATCGAAAAATGTTCACACCGTCTTCGAAATGATTTTGAAACAGTTAGCGGTGAGTGAACGTTATTTCACTTCTAGCCGTTGCTATTAAACGATAcgataaacaataaataagaaaaaatattttgacaaATTAAAGCCTTCgctaataaatgttaaaaaaatccaaacaaatgAGTCGtccttaattatataaatacagcgatacctcgagatacgagtgcacTGACGTACGAATGTTtcgagatacgagctgtgattcgaacaaatttttgccttgagatacgaacaGATTTTTGAGATCCGAGCCGCCGCCGAAAGAAAGACCCACAGCAACGTGTGCTCTCagaaacaaaaggcaaaaaCGAGtggagaaaagcgatgaagaaaattaaacaaaattaatgtaaagaaaacagaaattgtagcaattaagtttagttaagagaatttcagttaattCGTTCATTTTAGTgcagtttagttaagttccatttaagtgtaaagtagcattaagagtgtacagtagcgagtaagtgaaggaaagtgaaagtgtaattcctcctaactcctccgcctgtttactcctccgcctgtttactcctctgcctgtttactcctccgcctgtttactcctccgcctgtttactcctccctcaacctccgtgcgcatcttccgttagCTCAAATCGTCCGATCTCCGAGGTAAATAATccactttatagtaaaaccagtttatttttttaaccttctctttaattactgtatgtttttataaaatatttgtcatttataaatacaggaactgaacatttttcatattcaaaacacaaacaaaacaactggagtggaattttacgagctggaacggattaatgggatttgaattcatttaaacAGGGAAAATTGCTTAGAGATACGAGCAAACTGAGACACGAGCAAACTGAGACACGAGCAAACTGAGACACGAGCAAACTGAGATACGAGCAAACTGAGACACGAGCAAACTGAGACACGAGCAAACTGAGACACGAGCAAACTGAGATACTGTACAAGCAAACTGAGATACGAGCAAACTGAGATACGAGCAAACTGAGACACGAGCAAACTGAGACACGAGCAAACTGAGACACGAGCAAACTGAGATACGAGCAAACTGAGACACGAGCAAACTGAGACACGAGCAAACTGAGACACGAGCAAACTGAGACACGAGCAAACTGAGATACTGTACAAGCAAACTGAGATACGAGTAAACTGAGACACGAGCAAACTGAAATACGAGCGAACAGATACGAGCAAACTGAGATACGAGCAAACTGAGACACGAGCAAACTGAGACAAGAGCAAACTGAGATACGAGCAAACTGAGATACGAGCAAACTGAGATACTGTACAAGCAAACTGAGATACGAGCAAACTGAGATACGAGCAAACTGAGACACAAGCAAACTGAGATACTGTACAAGCAAACTGAGACACGAGCAAACTGAGACACGAGCAAACTGAGACACGAGCAAACTGAGACACGAGCAAACTGAGACACGAGTAAACTGAGACACGAGTAAACTGAGATACGAGCAAACTGAGATACGAGCAAACTGAGATACGAACAAACTGAGATACTGTACAAGCAAACTGAGATACGAGCAAACAGATACGAGCAAACTGAGATACGAGCAAACTGAGATACGAGCAAACTGAGACACAAGCAAACTGAGATACTGTACAAGCAAACTGAGACACGAGCAAACTGAGATACTGTACAAGCAAACTGAGACACGAGCAAACTGAGACACAAGCAAACTGAGATACGAGCAAACTGAGACACGAGTAAACTGAGATACGAGCAAACTGActgaacgaattaaactcgtatctccaGGTATTACTGTACAAATAATTCTACTCTTTTACAACTTCTCTCCTTAAAGTAAAGTAACGCATCATGGATCgctgtaaagaaaacaaaagagctTTCAAGACAACAGAGACACGAATCATATGTCCGTGAAAAACAGATAAAAGTTCCTAAAAATGTCCTCTCTTCTTTCCCCAGGTCTTCAGTATAAGAAGAAGCCATTTATCGGGAGGGACATGAGCAGCACCCCTAAGTTCATCACGCCCCTTGTGGACAGGTGTGTCATTGCAGGTTACAACGCGGCTATCAGCTGTGCCGTCCGCGGCAGCCCCAAGGTGAGACATCAATTTATCTACACAGCTATCTAcgctatatggccaaaagtatgtgccccCCTGACCATCATACCAATACACTATGGGGTTCTTCCTAAAAAGTTTAAAGCACACAGTTGTACACAATGACTTTGTACACTGAAGCTCAGACCCTGCTCCAGCacgacaatgtccctgtgcacaagcTCCTGAGCTTCATGAAGATCTCCACAGTGTGGATGGAGGTGAAGGTCGGAGTGAAGAAGTCGAGCTTCctgtacagagccctgactctgaacAATTATTCAccacaatccaacatctagtggaaaaccttccagaaaagaagagaagggtGGAGCTGATTAgaacaggaaagaaagaaacctgtctgtctctctgtctgtctgtctgtctctctgtctgtctgtctgactgacatTGTGCTGTATTTATCACACAGCCCAGGATTGTCTGGATGAAGAACAAGATAGTCATCGGCAATGACCCCAAGTTCCTCATGCAGAACAACCAGGGTGTCCTGACTCTGAACATCCGCAAGCCCGGCCTGTTTGATGGAGGGGTGTACACCTGCAAGGCCATCAACGACTTCGGCGAGGACGAGGTGGAGTGCAGGCTGGAGGTCCGAGGtaactacaaacaaacaaacagaactatACCTTCTCTTTTATCTTCCTGCTCGGCTCTTTCCTCTgtctcaccttttttttttacctttcagTTTTCAAAGAGAAGGAAGGAGCGAAGAAATGAAGATCAAACAGCACAGCAGGCTGAAAGGGAAAGTGGAAAACAGATGAAATTACAGTAGAGTATAAATACGATCGATAGTGTAGCGTCTAGACCTCAGCCTGAATTCTATCAGCGGTGCTCATATACCATGAGATGATTGCGGTTTGCGAAGTATATTCGCTTTGTTATGATTGTGTCACTTGTCTGCACTCATGATATTACGCTTCAGTGTCTCTGGCAGCTTTGTGTATTTTATGCAAATGTTCATCAGCTCGTATTAATGAAGCCGAGCCTGAATGACATGAGGAACTGCATCTCTGACAGATTTATGCccaaaatgaatgaaggaataaataaataaataaaatctttaattcAGACATGTGTCAGTTTATATGGATGTTcaggagaatgtgtgtgtgtgtgtgtgtgtgtgtgtgtgtgtgagagagagagagagagaaacaaagagagacagaatcacGTTCTCATTAGCATACACACTGGAGACCAATTATCGAACCCCATCAACACAGCTCTAATTAGCCCTCGCCCACGTCATTACTGAGCAAACGAATTGCGACTAATTTACACGTGATGCAAACAAACATAGCTCAGAATCTGCTGGGAATGCAGGAACTAAATACTGTCTCCTTCACGTGATGGACAACATGGGGTATACACTTACTTCCTACGGGACTCAACACACACGAGGGAACAGGAGCTAATGCTAATTGGACAAGACCCAGTAATTTAACCTACAAGACAAAGCATGCATGCTCAACAATCACACAGGACAGAGCATGCACACTAGATATCTGGAACAAACTGCATGCACACTAGATATCTGGAACAAACAGAGCATGCACACTAGATATCTAGAACAAACAGAGCATGCACACTAGATATCTAGAACAAACAGAGCCTGCACACTAGATATCTAGAACAAACAGAGCATGCACACTAGATATCTAGAACAAACAGAGCATGCACACTAGATATCTGGAACAAACAGAGCATGCACACTAGATATCTGGAACAAACAGAGCATGCACACTAGATATCTGGAACAAACCGCATGCACACTAGATATCTGGAACAAACAGAGCATGCACACTAGATATCTGGAACAAACAGAGCATGCACACTAGATATCTGGAACAAACAGAGCATGCACACTAGATATCTGGAACAAACCGCATGCacacttgatttaaaaaaacaaacagagcatGCACACTAGATATCTGGAAAAGACAGAGCATGCAAACTAGATATCTAGAACAAACCGCATGCACACTAGATCTAGAACAAACCGCATGCACACTAGATATCTAGAACAAACAGAGCATGCAcacttgatttaaaaaacaaacagagcatGCACACTAGATATCTGGAAAAGACAGAGCATGCACACTAGATATCTGGAACAAACAGCATGCACACTTGATAAATAGAACAAACAGGGCATGCGCACTTGATTTATAGAATAAACAGGGCACGCACACTCGATATCTAGAAAACACAGAGCATGCACACTAGATATATTGAGTACGCACCATGTAGACAAACTGTAATTGTGTGAAACCTGCAGATCTCTAAACTGAACCAAAAAGAGTTTTACATACTCACTTGTCTTTtgtaacaaagccaaaa is a genomic window of Tachysurus fulvidraco isolate hzauxx_2018 chromosome 15, HZAU_PFXX_2.0, whole genome shotgun sequence containing:
- the mybpc2a gene encoding myosin binding protein Ca isoform X1; translated protein: MPEPKQPAPKKQEAAPPAELPEDELEPGEERRMSEVTGLILEKPQSATATKGKNITFVAKVDASNLLRKPVLKWLKGKWLDLGSKAGKHLQFKETYDRNTKIYVYEMTIVKVVEGDAGGYRCEVTSKDKCDSCTFEVTVEAAQEVAQTNILEAFKRSGDAGEDAGDLDFSGLLKKRERKQKEEKQEEVDVWEILKAAKPCDYEKIAFEYGITDLRGMLKRLKKMRKVEPKKSDAFLKKLDPAYSVEKGKKIQMSVELTDPNQQVKWLKNGQEIKPSAKYVFESIGGIRRLIMNKCTLSDDAAYECVVGEEKCFTEVFVQEPPVTITKLLDDIHVVVGDKVEFEVEVSEEGASVKWMKDGVELSRDGKYRIKKEGKKHWLVINEATKEDIGTYYVCTSGGESKGELDVEDKELEVLQSIADLTVKAAEQAVFKCEVSDEKVTGKWFKDGVEVIPSNRIKMTHVGRIHKLLIDDVKPEDAGDYTFVPEGYALSLSAKLNFLEIKIEYVPRQDPPKIHLDTTGSLVNKNTIIVVAGNKLRLDVEITGEPAPTVCWKKGDVEMITTEGRVRVESRKNLSSFVIEGAERSDEGLYHITVYNPAGEDKAEIVVKIVDVPDPPENVRCTGVGEDTASILWDPPKFDGGSLVKGYLMERRKKGSSRWTKLNFDIQESTVYEAKKMIEGVMYEMRVFAVNSIGSSQPSATSKPFMPIAPTSEPTRLMVDDITDNTCALKWRPPEKIGAGGVDGYIIEYCLEGGSEWVQANETPVDKITYRVRGLQVGEKYLFRVKAVNIAGQSPPAEINQGVTIREITENPRIRLPRQLRTKFIRKVGEKVNLVIPFQGKPRPVVTWLKDDAPLDPRLVNIRTSEVDTILFIRSSTREHSGKYTLSVKIENMEDKADIEIQIVEKPGPPINITVTDVWGFNAALEWKPPKDNGNSEITGYTVQKSDLKTKEWFTVYEHNRRPSCTVSDLVMGNEYKFRVYSENICGLSEEAGLSKNTAIISKTGLQYKKKPFIGRDMSSTPKFITPLVDRCVIAGYNAAISCAVRGSPKPRIVWMKNKIVIGNDPKFLMQNNQGVLTLNIRKPGLFDGGVYTCKAINDFGEDEVECRLEVRVFKEKEGAKK
- the mybpc2a gene encoding myosin binding protein Ca isoform X2, which gives rise to MPEPKQPAPKKQEAAPPAELEPGEERRMSEVTGLILEKPQSATATKGKNITFVAKVDASNLLRKPVLKWLKGKWLDLGSKAGKHLQFKETYDRNTKIYVYEMTIVKVVEGDAGGYRCEVTSKDKCDSCTFEVTVEAAQEVAQTNILEAFKRSGDAGEDAGDLDFSGLLKKRERKQKEEKQEEVDVWEILKAAKPCDYEKIAFEYGITDLRGMLKRLKKMRKVEPKKSDAFLKKLDPAYSVEKGKKIQMSVELTDPNQQVKWLKNGQEIKPSAKYVFESIGGIRRLIMNKCTLSDDAAYECVVGEEKCFTEVFVQEPPVTITKLLDDIHVVVGDKVEFEVEVSEEGASVKWMKDGVELSRDGKYRIKKEGKKHWLVINEATKEDIGTYYVCTSGGESKGELDVEDKELEVLQSIADLTVKAAEQAVFKCEVSDEKVTGKWFKDGVEVIPSNRIKMTHVGRIHKLLIDDVKPEDAGDYTFVPEGYALSLSAKLNFLEIKIEYVPRQDPPKIHLDTTGSLVNKNTIIVVAGNKLRLDVEITGEPAPTVCWKKGDVEMITTEGRVRVESRKNLSSFVIEGAERSDEGLYHITVYNPAGEDKAEIVVKIVDVPDPPENVRCTGVGEDTASILWDPPKFDGGSLVKGYLMERRKKGSSRWTKLNFDIQESTVYEAKKMIEGVMYEMRVFAVNSIGSSQPSATSKPFMPIAPTSEPTRLMVDDITDNTCALKWRPPEKIGAGGVDGYIIEYCLEGGSEWVQANETPVDKITYRVRGLQVGEKYLFRVKAVNIAGQSPPAEINQGVTIREITENPRIRLPRQLRTKFIRKVGEKVNLVIPFQGKPRPVVTWLKDDAPLDPRLVNIRTSEVDTILFIRSSTREHSGKYTLSVKIENMEDKADIEIQIVEKPGPPINITVTDVWGFNAALEWKPPKDNGNSEITGYTVQKSDLKTKEWFTVYEHNRRPSCTVSDLVMGNEYKFRVYSENICGLSEEAGLSKNTAIISKTGLQYKKKPFIGRDMSSTPKFITPLVDRCVIAGYNAAISCAVRGSPKPRIVWMKNKIVIGNDPKFLMQNNQGVLTLNIRKPGLFDGGVYTCKAINDFGEDEVECRLEVRVFKEKEGAKK
- the mybpc2a gene encoding myosin binding protein Ca isoform X3: MTIVKVVEGDAGGYRCEVTSKDKCDSCTFEVTVEAAQEVAQTNILEAFKRSGDAGEDAGDLDFSGLLKKRERKQKEEKQEEVDVWEILKAAKPCDYEKIAFEYGITDLRGMLKRLKKMRKVEPKKSDAFLKKLDPAYSVEKGKKIQMSVELTDPNQQVKWLKNGQEIKPSAKYVFESIGGIRRLIMNKCTLSDDAAYECVVGEEKCFTEVFVQEPPVTITKLLDDIHVVVGDKVEFEVEVSEEGASVKWMKDGVELSRDGKYRIKKEGKKHWLVINEATKEDIGTYYVCTSGGESKGELDVEDKELEVLQSIADLTVKAAEQAVFKCEVSDEKVTGKWFKDGVEVIPSNRIKMTHVGRIHKLLIDDVKPEDAGDYTFVPEGYALSLSAKLNFLEIKIEYVPRQDPPKIHLDTTGSLVNKNTIIVVAGNKLRLDVEITGEPAPTVCWKKGDVEMITTEGRVRVESRKNLSSFVIEGAERSDEGLYHITVYNPAGEDKAEIVVKIVDVPDPPENVRCTGVGEDTASILWDPPKFDGGSLVKGYLMERRKKGSSRWTKLNFDIQESTVYEAKKMIEGVMYEMRVFAVNSIGSSQPSATSKPFMPIAPTSEPTRLMVDDITDNTCALKWRPPEKIGAGGVDGYIIEYCLEGGSEWVQANETPVDKITYRVRGLQVGEKYLFRVKAVNIAGQSPPAEINQGVTIREITENPRIRLPRQLRTKFIRKVGEKVNLVIPFQGKPRPVVTWLKDDAPLDPRLVNIRTSEVDTILFIRSSTREHSGKYTLSVKIENMEDKADIEIQIVEKPGPPINITVTDVWGFNAALEWKPPKDNGNSEITGYTVQKSDLKTKEWFTVYEHNRRPSCTVSDLVMGNEYKFRVYSENICGLSEEAGLSKNTAIISKTGLQYKKKPFIGRDMSSTPKFITPLVDRCVIAGYNAAISCAVRGSPKPRIVWMKNKIVIGNDPKFLMQNNQGVLTLNIRKPGLFDGGVYTCKAINDFGEDEVECRLEVRVFKEKEGAKK